Genomic segment of Ignavibacteriales bacterium:
CCATCGCACTGATTTCCGGTGGAGAATATAATCTATCACCAATTTCAACACGAGCTGAACCATTATCACCAGCAACGACTTTGTATGGAACTTCTTTCGCTTCTGTATCTACCTCTTCCCTTTTTCTTCCCATAAATCTTTTAATCGAGAAGATTGTGTTTTTCGGATTAGTAACAGCTTGCCTTTTTGCCGGTTGACCGATAACTCTTTCACCAGCTTTGGTAAAAGCAACAACCGATGGAGTAGTTCTTCCTCCTTCTGAATTTGGAATAACAACCGGTTCATTTCCTTCCATAACCGCGACACAAGAATTAGTTGTGCCAAGGTCAATTCCTATAATCTTACCCATTTACTTTTTCTCCTTTTGAATTATAAAAGAGCTGAAGATATTACTTCAGCTCGATAACTTTTTCACAATTTACTTTTTGCTCAATTTTTTTTAATTGAATATTAAGCATACCATCTTCAAACTTTGCTTCAACCTTTTCGGAATCTACCAGATCCGGAAGAGTAAAACATCGTTTGAACGAATCGTACATTCTTTCACTTCTGAAGTAGTTTTTTTCTTTTTTCTCAGTTTCATTTTTCTTTTCACCTTCAATGGTCAATATATTATCTTGCAATGTGATTTTAATTTCATCCTTTTTTACTCCGGGAATTTCAGCTACAACATTTATATTATCTTTGTCTTCGGAAATATCAATTCTCGGGTAAAAATTTTCATCAACATTGAATCCAAAGTTTGGGAAGTCATCAAAATATCTTTTCCCGAAGGGATGGATACCCAGAATTCTCTCATGAAGAGTTTCTAACTCTCTGAAGGGTTCAAATTTAATAAGTGCCACTTTGGCCTCCTTTGTAATTATTCGTTTGCCATACTATATACAATGAGAGTGCCAA
This window contains:
- a CDS encoding Hsp20/alpha crystallin family protein, coding for MALIKFEPFRELETLHERILGIHPFGKRYFDDFPNFGFNVDENFYPRIDISEDKDNINVVAEIPGVKKDEIKITLQDNILTIEGEKKNETEKKEKNYFRSERMYDSFKRCFTLPDLVDSEKVEAKFEDGMLNIQLKKIEQKVNCEKVIELK